Proteins encoded in a region of the Fibrobacter sp. UWR4 genome:
- the folD gene encoding bifunctional methylenetetrahydrofolate dehydrogenase/methenyltetrahydrofolate cyclohydrolase FolD: MAALVLDGKALAKTTEEELSARVAKLKEKTGKTPILATILVGDDPASATYVKMKGNACARVGMESIKVIMPQDTTTEQLLAKIQELNNNPDVHGILLQHPVPRQIDERAAFEAIDARKDVDGVTCLGFGRMSMGEKAYGCATPQGIMRLLKAYNIELSGKHAVVVGRSAILGKPMAMMLLNANCTVTICHSKTPNVPELVKQADIVVGAVGKPEFIKKEWIKQGAVVVDAGYHPGGVGDCEKGMEEVSSAYTPVPGGVGPMTINTLIYQSVESGEKYLSRV; encoded by the coding sequence ATGGCAGCTCTCGTTCTGGATGGCAAGGCTCTTGCCAAGACTACCGAAGAAGAACTCAGCGCACGCGTGGCTAAGCTTAAAGAAAAGACCGGCAAGACCCCGATCCTTGCAACCATTCTCGTTGGCGACGATCCCGCTTCCGCAACCTACGTGAAGATGAAGGGCAACGCCTGCGCTCGCGTGGGCATGGAAAGCATCAAGGTGATCATGCCCCAGGACACCACCACCGAACAGCTGTTGGCCAAGATCCAGGAACTGAACAACAATCCGGACGTTCACGGCATCCTCTTGCAGCACCCGGTTCCGCGCCAGATCGACGAACGTGCCGCTTTCGAAGCTATCGACGCCCGCAAGGACGTTGACGGCGTGACCTGCCTCGGTTTCGGCCGTATGTCCATGGGCGAAAAGGCCTATGGCTGCGCTACCCCGCAGGGCATCATGCGCCTCTTGAAGGCTTACAACATCGAACTCTCCGGCAAGCACGCCGTAGTGGTTGGCCGCTCCGCAATCCTCGGCAAGCCCATGGCCATGATGCTGCTGAACGCCAACTGCACCGTTACCATTTGCCACTCCAAGACTCCCAACGTTCCGGAACTGGTGAAGCAGGCAGACATCGTCGTGGGCGCTGTCGGCAAGCCGGAATTCATCAAGAAGGAATGGATCAAGCAGGGTGCAGTTGTGGTTGATGCCGGTTACCATCCGGGTGGCGTTGGCGACTGCGAAAAGGGCATGGAAGAAGTTTCCAGCGCATACACCCCGGTTCCGGGCGGCGTTGGCCCCATGACCATCAACACCCTCATCTACCAGAGCGTGGAAAGCGGCGAGAAGTATCTGAGCCGAGTGTAG
- a CDS encoding carbohydrate-binding protein has product MKNSFLGFAAVMAFGLGYAQAQEIATWAGFRTAAANFTFDDGAPSHVSDAGPLFDKYGYKATFNVVVNWNPNWSGFQNMAKNGHEIASHSNTHGQNMSGEEASSKQAIQSKITQDYGCLVVAYPNCNVPNQSAVNQNYIAGRICNGSWQGGSDIMGKNGPNDWTKVSAIMTGSEGSVKSTNDFTGQMQKAIQQGGWVAFLTHGFSGKNNGNATYSPTDIGAIEGALQWAKQNDSKIWVTTMRSTVMYVKERNASKIAEKSSSGSSITYTLTHNIADNVSKYDYPLSIRVKSSWSKVSATQGGKAIDASIKDGYIYFDAVPNGGDIVLSSDGAAVTPGSSASTEPSSSASAESKPFKGAIAVPGSIEAENYDVDAFYHSSAENEAPDYRTDNAGVVKAGTGYAVGYTTAGDYFEYTLDVKAAGKYKVSVNGATGNASAGSVTVSVGSSSTEVAIKAQGDWDTYSESEGDEITLAAGKQTLRLTINNDNLNVDWVKLEGNSMNPTPTSSSAVAVPTSSSANGTDAITSEIKLNVGVGMVKCTVFDMNGNMVKSANVSAGSSMDVWNRVNGSLSAGMYIMRFGQGKSLQTVRVRK; this is encoded by the coding sequence GCTCCTAGCCATGTGAGCGATGCGGGTCCTTTGTTCGACAAGTATGGTTACAAGGCCACCTTTAACGTGGTGGTGAACTGGAATCCCAACTGGAGCGGTTTCCAGAATATGGCCAAGAACGGTCATGAAATCGCAAGCCACAGTAACACTCACGGCCAGAACATGTCCGGCGAAGAAGCTTCTTCCAAACAGGCTATCCAAAGCAAGATTACCCAGGACTATGGCTGTCTTGTCGTGGCATACCCCAACTGCAACGTTCCTAACCAGAGCGCCGTGAACCAGAATTACATTGCAGGCCGTATCTGTAACGGTTCCTGGCAGGGCGGCTCCGATATCATGGGCAAGAACGGTCCCAATGATTGGACCAAGGTTTCTGCCATCATGACTGGTTCCGAAGGCTCCGTCAAGAGCACCAACGACTTTACCGGCCAGATGCAGAAGGCTATCCAGCAGGGTGGCTGGGTGGCATTCCTGACCCACGGTTTCTCCGGCAAGAACAACGGTAACGCCACTTATTCTCCCACTGACATCGGAGCCATCGAAGGCGCTCTCCAGTGGGCAAAGCAGAACGATTCCAAGATCTGGGTTACGACCATGCGTAGCACCGTCATGTATGTCAAGGAACGTAACGCTTCAAAGATTGCGGAAAAGTCTTCTTCTGGATCCAGCATCACTTATACCCTTACTCATAACATTGCCGATAACGTTTCCAAGTACGACTATCCGCTGTCCATCCGCGTGAAGAGCAGCTGGTCCAAGGTCTCTGCAACTCAGGGTGGCAAGGCCATCGACGCTTCCATCAAGGACGGCTACATCTACTTTGACGCAGTTCCCAATGGTGGCGACATCGTGCTTAGTTCCGATGGGGCTGCTGTTACTCCGGGTTCCAGCGCTTCTACCGAACCTTCTTCTAGCGCTTCTGCAGAAAGCAAGCCGTTTAAGGGCGCTATCGCAGTTCCGGGCTCCATCGAAGCTGAAAACTACGATGTGGATGCCTTCTACCATTCCAGCGCCGAAAACGAAGCTCCGGATTATCGTACCGATAATGCTGGCGTCGTAAAGGCTGGTACGGGTTATGCCGTGGGCTACACCACCGCAGGTGACTACTTCGAATATACTCTGGATGTAAAGGCCGCTGGCAAGTACAAGGTTTCCGTGAACGGTGCAACCGGTAATGCTTCCGCAGGCTCCGTAACAGTTTCCGTCGGCTCCAGCAGCACTGAAGTCGCAATCAAGGCCCAGGGGGATTGGGACACTTATTCTGAGTCTGAAGGTGACGAAATCACTCTCGCCGCAGGTAAGCAGACGCTGCGCCTCACCATCAACAACGACAACCTGAATGTGGACTGGGTCAAGCTTGAAGGCAATTCTATGAATCCTACTCCCACCTCTTCCAGTGCCGTCGCAGTACCGACTTCTAGCTCTGCTAACGGGACCGATGCCATCACAAGTGAAATTAAGCTGAACGTTGGCGTTGGCATGGTCAAGTGCACCGTATTCGACATGAACGGCAACATGGTCAAGTCCGCAAATGTTTCTGCCGGTTCTTCCATGGATGTCTGGAACCGTGTAAATGGCAGCCTTTCCGCAGGTATGTACATCATGCGCTTCGGTCAGGGCAAGTCCTTGCAGACAGTTCGCGTTCGCAAGTAA